In Gracilimonas sp., a single window of DNA contains:
- a CDS encoding DUF4382 domain-containing protein has protein sequence MYYSKFLKLLTAAVVSSFMIIGCGTQSDSKTGSFQVLLHDAPASYDEVNVFIERVEVNNGADEEGWVTVGEPQQVFDLLELTNGVLQPLGEIELETGTYEQVRLILNQDGHSVVVDGVSHNMFIPSGSQTGIKLNVNAEIQPDITYVLLLDFDANRSVVVTGNENSGQNYLLKPVIKATNQAITGNIEGTVSPVEAEPVVYAIASGDTLSSTYADTTSGNFRLIGLEAGTYTVSFAPTNENFQSKDTTGVEVTVDETNDIGSIVLDQN, from the coding sequence ATGTACTATTCTAAATTTTTAAAATTATTGACCGCCGCTGTAGTCTCTTCCTTCATGATTATAGGATGTGGCACGCAGTCAGACAGCAAAACCGGAAGCTTCCAGGTATTACTTCATGATGCGCCTGCCAGCTATGATGAAGTAAACGTTTTTATTGAACGCGTAGAAGTAAACAACGGTGCTGACGAAGAAGGCTGGGTCACTGTAGGTGAACCTCAGCAAGTGTTTGACCTGTTAGAGCTTACCAACGGTGTACTGCAACCTTTGGGAGAAATAGAACTTGAAACCGGTACCTACGAACAAGTTCGCCTTATATTGAACCAGGACGGACACAGTGTGGTAGTTGACGGTGTATCTCATAATATGTTCATTCCAAGCGGAAGCCAAACAGGTATTAAGCTAAACGTAAACGCAGAAATTCAACCAGACATAACCTATGTACTGTTGCTTGACTTTGATGCCAATCGATCGGTTGTGGTAACCGGAAATGAAAATTCCGGCCAGAACTATCTGCTGAAGCCAGTGATTAAGGCAACCAACCAAGCCATCACCGGAAATATTGAAGGTACCGTATCTCCCGTTGAAGCAGAACCTGTTGTATATGCAATAGCCAGCGGTGATACTCTTTCATCCACCTATGCTGATACAACCAGTGGTAATTTCCGGTTAATCGGACTGGAAGCCGGTACTTATACGGTATCTTTTGCCCCAACCAACGAGAATTTCCAGTCTAAAGATACTACCGGAGTAGAAGTAACGGTAGATGAAACCAATGATATTGGAAGCATTGTATTAGATCAGAATTAA
- the rnz gene encoding ribonuclease Z, with translation MIVVPLGVASATPTAVRHLPSVALWREGSVFLFDCGENAQMRMLQAGIKRSKIEAIFITHFDIDHYSGLLGLLATLQLQRRDKPLTITGPKGIKDFVEWNLKFADIQPSYEIKFHEIKEDIESDVVHDTEEYYVEARPLKHTRFCVGYRFQEKDKPGKVDANKAEKMGISKDAQFKELKAGNDVTLDDGTVVKSSDIVGHPRPGDSFAYVTDTEYTPNAVKLAMNTNILYHEATFGKDLEDKAGETGHSSTADAARVATEAQTKLLVIGHFSARYTNAHDLLKEAREGFYPAWLANELRPIFTDPMHERGIITPKVEINELDKKSGGKNYKGRKNHKKSSKKNFRSRKGSGSGRGRSSSNNRSSSNSNRSSGGSKSDSYKRKTYGSSTYSANIKDKKEDSDSDSHRKITPRSSYDDFDRF, from the coding sequence ATGATTGTAGTACCTTTAGGTGTAGCATCGGCAACCCCAACGGCCGTTCGGCATTTACCCTCGGTTGCATTATGGAGAGAAGGAAGTGTATTCCTTTTTGACTGTGGAGAAAATGCCCAAATGCGCATGTTGCAAGCCGGTATCAAGAGATCAAAAATTGAAGCGATTTTTATAACGCATTTTGATATTGATCACTATTCCGGATTACTTGGCTTACTGGCCACTCTTCAGCTTCAAAGAAGAGACAAACCTTTAACTATTACAGGCCCTAAGGGCATAAAAGATTTTGTGGAGTGGAATCTGAAATTCGCTGACATTCAGCCGAGTTATGAAATCAAATTTCATGAAATAAAGGAAGATATAGAATCTGATGTGGTACATGATACGGAGGAGTACTATGTAGAAGCTCGTCCACTTAAACATACCAGATTTTGTGTAGGATACAGATTCCAGGAAAAAGATAAGCCCGGAAAAGTAGATGCTAATAAAGCCGAAAAAATGGGCATCTCCAAAGACGCGCAATTTAAAGAACTGAAAGCAGGAAATGATGTTACTCTTGACGATGGAACTGTTGTAAAGTCGAGTGACATTGTTGGGCATCCGCGCCCCGGCGATAGTTTTGCCTATGTTACTGATACCGAATATACTCCGAATGCCGTTAAGTTGGCTATGAATACCAACATCCTGTACCATGAAGCTACCTTTGGTAAAGATTTGGAGGATAAAGCCGGTGAGACCGGGCATTCTTCGACAGCAGATGCGGCTCGTGTAGCTACCGAGGCGCAAACTAAGTTATTGGTAATTGGTCATTTTTCTGCCCGTTATACCAATGCTCACGACTTACTTAAAGAAGCTCGTGAAGGATTTTATCCGGCTTGGCTGGCAAATGAACTTCGTCCGATATTTACGGATCCGATGCATGAACGTGGAATTATCACGCCAAAAGTTGAGATTAACGAACTTGACAAAAAATCCGGCGGTAAGAATTACAAAGGCCGTAAAAACCACAAAAAGAGCAGCAAGAAAAACTTTAGAAGTCGAAAAGGTTCGGGCTCTGGTCGTGGGAGAAGTAGCAGTAACAACCGAAGCAGCAGCAATTCAAATCGCTCAAGCGGCGGGAGTAAAAGCGATAGCTACAAGCGTAAAACCTATGGAAGCAGCACATACAGTGCGAATATTAAAGACAAAAAAGAAGATTCTGACTCAGACTCACATCGTAAGATAACCCCAAGATCTTCCTATGATGATTTTGACAGATTCTAA
- a CDS encoding DUF4382 domain-containing protein, producing the protein MHYSKFLKLLTAAVVSSFMIIGCGTQSDSKTGSFQVLLHDAPASYDEVNVFIERVEVNNGADEEGWVTVGEPQQVFDLLELTNGVLQPLGEIELETGTYEQVRLVLSQDGHSVVVDGVSHDMFIPSGAETGVKLNVNAEIRPDITYVLLLDFDASRSVVVTGTETSGQNYLLKPVIKATNQAITGNIEGTVSPVEAEPVVYAIASGDTLSSTYADTTSGNFRLIGLEAGTYTVSFAPTNENFQSKDTTGVEVTVDETNDIGSIVLDQN; encoded by the coding sequence ATGCACTATTCTAAATTTTTAAAATTATTGACCGCCGCTGTAGTCTCTTCCTTCATGATTATAGGATGTGGCACGCAGTCAGACAGCAAAACCGGAAGCTTCCAGGTATTACTTCATGATGCGCCTGCCAGCTATGATGAAGTAAACGTTTTTATTGAACGCGTAGAAGTAAACAACGGTGCTGACGAAGAAGGCTGGGTCACTGTAGGTGAACCTCAGCAAGTGTTTGACCTGTTAGAGCTTACCAACGGTGTACTGCAACCCTTAGGAGAAATAGAACTTGAAACCGGTACCTACGAACAAGTACGCCTTGTATTAAGCCAGGACGGACACAGTGTGGTAGTTGACGGTGTATCCCATGATATGTTCATTCCCAGTGGAGCTGAAACCGGTGTTAAGCTAAACGTAAACGCAGAAATTCGACCAGACATAACCTATGTACTGTTGCTTGATTTTGACGCCAGTCGATCGGTAGTGGTAACCGGAACTGAAACTTCCGGCCAGAATTATCTGCTGAAGCCAGTGATTAAGGCAACCAACCAAGCCATCACCGGAAATATTGAAGGTACCGTATCTCCCGTTGAAGCAGAACCTGTTGTATATGCAATAGCCAGCGGTGATACTCTTTCATCCACCTATGCTGATACAACCAGTGGTAATTTCCGGTTAATCGGACTGGAAGCCGGTACTTATACGGTATCTTTTGCCCCAACCAACGAGAATTTCCAGTCTAAAGATACTACCGGAGTAGAAGTAACGGTAGATGAAACCAATGATATTGGAAGCATTGTATTAGATCAGAATTAA
- a CDS encoding ABC transporter ATP-binding protein: MSNKQDSKAVDTTLIRRLYFFLKPYRWYVLLAIGLTLSASYLGTIRPKLTQIAVDEYIATDDFEGLWWIITLLASALLGEFILLVFNTYITRWFGQNALYSLRNTVFKKIQTLNVQFFDKNPIGRLITRTTSDIEALSELLSDGVVTIIGDMFRIIFILYFMFSMSWELSLVTIAVLPILFYATFWFKAKVRVTFLEVRDKISQLNSFVQEHINGMDVVQLFNREEKQREKFEKINAGHRDAYIETIFYFAIFWPIVEVTASLAMALIVWYGGARALMDGVTFGVLLAFIQYARQFFRPIQGLSEKFNTLQSALASSERIFGVLDTKTKVIETDSPKRINNPQGKIEFENVWFKYNEEEEYVLRDVSFTADPGDDIAIVGATGAGKTTIINILMRFYDIEKGSIKIDGVDIRDLSLYDLRSHFGLVLQDNALFSGSILENITLGHPEITREQVIEAAHKVEAHRFIEKLPNTYDYVLQERGASLSMGQRQLICFVRALVYNPEILILDEATSSVDSETEALVTESSRLMMEGRTSIVVAHRLSTIQHADRILVMHKGVIRESGSHQELILQENGIYKKLYELQYKDQLMAE, encoded by the coding sequence GTGAGTAACAAACAAGATTCGAAAGCCGTCGATACCACTTTGATTCGGCGGCTTTATTTTTTTCTAAAACCCTATCGCTGGTATGTGTTACTGGCTATTGGCCTGACACTTTCGGCTTCATACCTGGGGACAATTCGCCCTAAGCTGACTCAGATTGCAGTGGATGAGTACATTGCTACTGACGATTTTGAAGGCTTGTGGTGGATTATAACCTTGTTAGCCAGTGCTTTGTTGGGGGAATTCATACTGCTGGTTTTTAATACCTATATAACACGTTGGTTTGGACAAAACGCACTTTACTCACTGCGCAATACGGTTTTTAAGAAGATTCAAACGTTAAACGTTCAGTTCTTTGATAAGAATCCTATAGGCCGTCTTATTACAAGAACTACCAGTGATATTGAAGCACTAAGTGAGTTGCTTTCTGATGGCGTGGTTACCATCATCGGAGATATGTTCCGAATCATCTTCATTCTTTATTTCATGTTTAGCATGAGTTGGGAATTGAGTTTAGTAACAATAGCGGTGCTCCCGATTCTTTTTTATGCTACTTTTTGGTTTAAAGCCAAGGTAAGGGTTACTTTTTTAGAAGTGCGCGATAAAATTTCGCAATTGAATTCCTTCGTTCAGGAACACATCAATGGGATGGATGTCGTTCAGCTCTTCAATCGGGAAGAAAAACAGCGGGAAAAATTTGAAAAGATTAATGCCGGTCACCGTGACGCTTACATTGAAACCATTTTTTATTTCGCTATTTTTTGGCCCATCGTCGAAGTTACTGCAAGCTTAGCGATGGCTCTTATTGTTTGGTATGGAGGAGCAAGAGCGTTGATGGATGGAGTAACCTTTGGGGTGTTGCTGGCGTTCATACAATATGCCCGTCAGTTCTTTCGGCCCATACAAGGACTTTCAGAGAAGTTTAATACTTTACAATCGGCCCTGGCATCTTCAGAAAGAATCTTTGGTGTTTTAGATACTAAAACCAAAGTTATTGAAACTGACTCTCCAAAAAGAATCAACAACCCACAGGGTAAGATTGAATTCGAAAATGTATGGTTTAAGTATAACGAAGAAGAGGAATATGTACTCAGGGATGTTTCATTTACAGCTGATCCGGGAGATGACATTGCCATAGTGGGGGCTACAGGAGCCGGAAAAACCACCATCATAAATATTCTGATGCGATTTTATGATATTGAAAAAGGCAGTATCAAAATAGATGGGGTTGATATTCGTGATCTGTCACTTTATGATCTGCGTTCTCACTTCGGATTAGTGCTTCAGGATAATGCGCTCTTTTCAGGATCTATTTTGGAGAATATTACTTTAGGACATCCTGAGATAACCAGAGAACAAGTGATTGAAGCAGCCCATAAAGTAGAGGCTCACCGTTTCATCGAAAAGCTTCCGAATACCTATGACTATGTCCTGCAGGAAAGAGGAGCTTCTCTTTCAATGGGGCAGCGACAACTCATTTGTTTTGTTCGGGCCTTAGTGTACAATCCTGAAATTTTGATTTTAGATGAGGCAACATCCAGTGTTGATTCAGAAACAGAAGCCTTGGTTACAGAATCCAGCCGGCTTATGATGGAGGGAAGAACTTCAATTGTAGTGGCTCACCGACTTTCAACAATTCAGCACGCAGATCGGATTTTGGTAATGCATAAAGGAGTAATTCGGGAGTCCGGAAGTCATCAGGAGCTGATTCTACAAGAAAATGGAATCTATAAAAAACTGTATGAACTTCAGTATAAAGATCAATTGATGGCTGAATAA
- a CDS encoding ABC transporter ATP-binding protein, which produces MILGALFLTASNFFLVWIPVLIRRTMDEVEALGDAGFEVPSNIVQTLFSTEASKILATNSLILIGTVMLYGILLFATRQTLIVTSRKVEFDIRNDIVKKLMNLPQRYFAENSSGETYIRATEDVGKVRDYYGPVIMYSINTVTRAGFVLTMMFLVNPELTLWALIPLPLISFFAYWITGYIHDHSTIIQEQYSKMAGRAKETFSAIRLIKAYNRIDHEQQLFENESEDYRKKKLRLDMIESLFHPALNFLIGLSLLIVIWKGGEMVIEGTITVGNIAEFLIYVAYLTWPVAALGYTTNRFQRSLASWKRIEELMNEPIEIKDADDKIDQEVQGHLEFKNVGFKYPGSDEMVLRNLSFEVKPGENIAIVGRTGAGKSSLVQLIPRLFDPVEGKILLDGKNLENWSLAKLREAIGFVPQETFLFSDTIGENIAFGVDEASDQLIESAADKAQVKENILDFEKKFKTMLGERGITLSGGQKQRTAIARALIKDPKILIFDDSLSAVDTKTEEAILKHLRQELSGRTTIMISHRISTIKDADRIYYIEEGQIIETGTHEDLLAKDGKYTTMYNKQMLEQELAEI; this is translated from the coding sequence ATGATTCTTGGAGCCCTCTTTCTGACGGCCTCCAACTTCTTTCTTGTTTGGATTCCGGTGCTCATTCGTCGCACCATGGATGAAGTGGAAGCACTTGGGGATGCAGGTTTCGAAGTCCCATCAAATATCGTCCAGACACTCTTCTCCACAGAAGCTTCTAAAATTTTAGCTACCAATTCCCTGATTTTAATTGGCACTGTGATGCTTTACGGTATCTTGCTTTTTGCAACCCGTCAAACACTAATCGTTACTTCCCGGAAAGTGGAATTTGATATCCGGAATGATATTGTTAAGAAATTAATGAACTTGCCGCAACGATATTTTGCGGAGAACTCATCCGGTGAAACCTACATTCGAGCTACCGAAGATGTAGGTAAAGTTCGAGATTATTACGGGCCGGTTATTATGTACAGTATTAACACGGTCACCAGGGCAGGCTTTGTTTTGACTATGATGTTTTTGGTAAACCCTGAATTAACTTTGTGGGCACTTATTCCACTGCCCCTGATTTCATTTTTTGCTTATTGGATTACAGGGTATATACATGATCATTCAACAATCATCCAGGAACAATACTCCAAGATGGCCGGTCGGGCAAAAGAGACATTTTCTGCAATAAGACTCATTAAAGCTTATAACAGGATTGATCATGAGCAGCAGCTTTTTGAGAATGAAAGTGAAGATTATCGCAAAAAGAAACTCAGGCTGGATATGATTGAATCTTTGTTTCACCCTGCACTGAACTTTTTGATAGGGTTGTCATTATTGATAGTGATTTGGAAAGGCGGTGAGATGGTGATTGAAGGAACCATTACAGTGGGTAACATTGCTGAGTTTCTAATTTATGTAGCTTATTTAACATGGCCTGTAGCAGCTCTTGGATATACTACAAATCGGTTTCAGCGGTCATTGGCATCCTGGAAACGAATTGAGGAGCTTATGAATGAACCTATTGAAATAAAGGATGCTGACGATAAGATAGATCAAGAAGTGCAGGGGCATTTAGAATTCAAAAATGTAGGATTTAAATACCCTGGCAGTGACGAAATGGTGCTCAGGAATTTGTCTTTTGAGGTTAAACCCGGTGAAAATATTGCTATTGTTGGCAGAACCGGAGCCGGAAAATCAAGTCTGGTGCAATTAATTCCTCGCTTATTTGATCCTGTAGAAGGAAAAATTTTACTGGATGGTAAGAATTTAGAAAATTGGTCATTAGCGAAATTAAGGGAAGCAATTGGTTTCGTTCCACAGGAAACCTTTTTATTTTCTGATACCATAGGCGAAAATATTGCGTTTGGAGTAGATGAAGCTTCAGATCAGCTTATAGAATCGGCTGCCGATAAGGCACAGGTAAAAGAGAATATTTTGGATTTTGAGAAAAAATTTAAGACTATGTTGGGAGAACGGGGGATCACGTTGTCGGGTGGCCAGAAGCAAAGGACAGCCATAGCAAGAGCATTGATTAAAGACCCCAAGATTTTAATTTTTGATGACTCATTAAGTGCAGTAGATACAAAAACAGAAGAAGCGATATTAAAGCACCTTCGACAAGAGTTAAGCGGAAGAACGACCATTATGATCAGTCATCGAATTTCTACCATTAAAGATGCAGATAGAATTTACTACATAGAAGAAGGACAAATTATAGAAACAGGGACACATGAAGACCTGTTGGCTAAAGATGGTAAATACACGACCATGTATAACAAACAAATGTTAGAACAAGAATTGGCAGAAATATAA